One window of Sediminispirochaeta bajacaliforniensis DSM 16054 genomic DNA carries:
- the pglZ gene encoding BREX-3 system phosphatase PglZ has translation MISLEDKIKEAFSIDLIGTIPLSIIKTSQTVIDTFDISGFLTHRGYTVLHNDQYLQFRCTYETLYRQRLETGDLEGFSLVIITTDSLDQLDFDILEQAEREYRVFDYSFSQVFPPEISAIENLLSQVPKEADEWINFAQELGILLYQFRKSDKTQKYGSLLIQLLNKSNAAFSKWCDSHYSLMLNASYINPKTLNNILPYLAYKRRKKDIDKVALLVFDGMSFDQWEIIKREITNLTTDLIEENGIFAMIPTLTSVSRQAIFSGKLPKDYSQSINTTQKEKDFWEKFWAEEKHQSIKFIKPKEDFQEQIEELKASIKDNRIKIIGTTFLIVDELMHKMSQGYSQMYNSIVLWLRQGYFKDTIKELMENDFDIYITADHGNIEALPGRKLNEGILVDTKGQRVRIYDRESAREKAMSNYEELIKIESEKYALPDNYYAVAQSNAEYFGKAGPVITHGGLSVQEVLVPFIHIKKEQK, from the coding sequence ATGATTAGTTTAGAAGATAAAATCAAAGAGGCTTTTTCAATTGATCTTATCGGAACAATACCTCTTTCCATCATCAAGACATCTCAAACCGTAATCGACACATTTGATATATCCGGCTTTTTAACACACAGAGGATATACCGTTTTACATAATGACCAGTATCTTCAATTCAGATGTACTTATGAAACCCTGTATCGTCAACGATTGGAAACAGGAGACCTGGAAGGATTCTCTTTGGTCATTATCACAACCGACTCTTTAGACCAGCTTGACTTTGATATCCTTGAACAAGCAGAAAGGGAATACCGGGTATTTGATTACTCTTTCTCTCAGGTATTTCCACCAGAGATTTCAGCTATTGAGAATCTGTTATCTCAAGTTCCCAAAGAAGCTGATGAGTGGATAAATTTTGCTCAGGAACTGGGGATACTTCTCTATCAATTTCGTAAGAGCGATAAAACTCAAAAGTATGGAAGTCTCCTCATTCAATTATTGAATAAATCCAATGCGGCATTCTCAAAATGGTGTGATTCCCACTATTCACTGATGCTTAATGCTTCCTATATCAATCCTAAAACACTGAACAATATTCTCCCTTATTTAGCCTATAAGAGGAGGAAAAAGGATATCGATAAAGTCGCTTTGCTCGTGTTTGATGGGATGTCTTTCGACCAATGGGAAATTATAAAGAGAGAGATAACCAATTTAACTACAGACTTGATTGAAGAAAATGGCATCTTCGCTATGATTCCTACTCTGACAAGTGTTTCAAGACAAGCTATTTTTTCAGGGAAGTTACCAAAAGACTACAGCCAATCTATCAATACGACTCAGAAGGAGAAGGATTTCTGGGAGAAGTTTTGGGCAGAAGAGAAACATCAAAGCATAAAGTTTATTAAACCCAAAGAAGATTTTCAGGAACAGATTGAAGAATTAAAAGCAAGTATTAAGGATAATCGCATCAAGATTATTGGAACAACTTTTTTAATCGTAGATGAACTCATGCATAAAATGAGCCAGGGCTACTCCCAGATGTATAACAGCATTGTATTATGGCTAAGACAAGGCTATTTCAAAGATACCATTAAAGAGCTAATGGAAAATGATTTTGATATCTATATAACCGCGGACCATGGCAACATAGAGGCCTTACCAGGACGGAAACTTAATGAAGGAATCCTTGTAGACACCAAGGGACAAAGAGTTCGAATTTATGACAGGGAATCAGCACGCGAAAAAGCCATGTCGAATTACGAGGAACTGATTAAAATAGAATCTGAAAAATATGCTCTTCCTGATAATTACTATGCCGTTGCTCAGAGCAACGCTGAGTATTTTGGGAAAGCAGGTCCAGTGATAACACATGGAGGTTTATCTGTTCAGGAAGTTCTTGTTCCTTTTATCCATATCAAGAAGGAGCAAAAGTAG
- the tnpA gene encoding IS66 family insertion sequence element accessory protein TnpA, giving the protein MKTTESDKELHKQMWKESGLSKAAYARESGLNTQTFYSWFYTEGLKREKKQNTFVEIVTENDAQGKENEHRRSMTIGITLPNGYNLIISSGFQTHTLNAVLDVLEGR; this is encoded by the coding sequence ATGAAAACTACAGAATCGGATAAAGAACTGCACAAACAAATGTGGAAAGAAAGCGGATTGAGTAAAGCGGCCTATGCCAGAGAAAGTGGTCTGAACACCCAAACCTTCTACAGCTGGTTCTATACCGAAGGGCTAAAGAGAGAAAAAAAACAAAACACATTTGTTGAAATTGTCACTGAGAACGATGCCCAAGGTAAGGAAAATGAACATCGCCGCTCGATGACAATTGGGATCACCTTACCAAATGGCTACAATCTTATCATTTCCTCAGGCTTTCAAACGCATACACTGAATGCAGTACTTGATGTGTTGGAGGGCCGCTGA
- the tnpB gene encoding IS66 family insertion sequence element accessory protein TnpB (TnpB, as the term is used for proteins encoded by IS66 family insertion elements, is considered an accessory protein, since TnpC, encoded by a neighboring gene, is a DDE family transposase.) yields MFADLSRVKLFVKPGATDMRKQQAGLSAVVQNIMQADPFTGSLYLFCNRKRNLLKILYWETNGFCVWQKRLEQGTFPWPKDEAEAREINTRQLRLLLEGLDIWRAHKRINYTEVA; encoded by the coding sequence ATGTTTGCTGATCTGTCTCGAGTAAAACTATTTGTAAAGCCCGGTGCAACAGATATGCGGAAACAACAAGCCGGACTGTCGGCGGTAGTACAGAACATTATGCAAGCTGATCCGTTTACCGGAAGCCTTTACTTGTTTTGCAATCGAAAGAGGAACCTATTAAAGATTCTCTATTGGGAGACTAATGGTTTTTGTGTGTGGCAAAAACGCCTTGAACAAGGCACATTCCCCTGGCCGAAGGATGAGGCAGAGGCCCGGGAGATAAATACCCGCCAACTGCGATTACTGCTTGAAGGACTTGATATTTGGCGTGCTCACAAAAGAATAAATTACACAGAAGTGGCTTAA